From a region of the Narcine bancroftii isolate sNarBan1 chromosome 5, sNarBan1.hap1, whole genome shotgun sequence genome:
- the dnajb4 gene encoding dnaJ homolog subfamily B member 4 isoform X2 — MGKDYYSTLGLQKGATDEEIKKAYRKQALKWHPDKNKSPDAEERFKEVAEAYEVLGDSKKREIYDQFGEEGLKGGAGGTDEQGGTFRYTFHGDPHATFAAFFNGVNPFEMFFGRRMANGQHEEAMDVDSDIFSHFGIFSPRERHRGGMMGQIHRKQDPPIIHELRVSLEEIYNGSTKRMRISRKRLNPDGRSIRMEDKILTIEIKKGWKEGTKITFPKEGDEMPNTIPADVVFVLKDKPHPHFKRDGSNIVYNARVSLRESSFCISKIFSGSCLIPEWHSWELQQIGSAVKKLFLQLVALLGTCPCPVY, encoded by the exons ATGGGCAAAGATTATTACAGCACTCTGGGGTTGCAGAAGGGAGCGACCGACGAAGAGATCAAGAAGGCTTACCGCAAGCAGGCTCTGAAATGGCACCCAGATAAGAACAAATCACCGGACGCCGAGGAGAGGTTCAAGGAGGTGGCCGAAGCCTACGAGGTCTTGGGCGACTCGAAGAAAAGGGAGATCTACGATCAGTTCGGGGAAGAAG GGTTGAAAGGAGGAGCTGGTGGAACAGATGAGCAGGGAGGAACATTCCGGTACACTTTCCACGGAGATCCTCATGCTACCTTTGCTGCATTCTTTAATGGTGTCAACCCGTTTGAGATGTTCTTTGGAAGGAGGATGGCAAATGGCCAACATGAAGAGGCCATGGATGTGGACTCTGACATCTTTAGCCACTTTGGAATCTTCAGCCCCAGGGAACGGCACAGAGGAGGAATGATGGGGCAGATCCATCGCAAGCAGGACCCCCCCATCATCCATGAGCTAAGAGTGTCCTTGGAGGAGATCTACAACGGCTCCACCAAAAGGATGAGGATTTCCAGGAAGCGACTCAACCCTGATGGCAGGAGCATCAGGATGGAAGACAAAATACTGAcaattgaaattaaaaagggcTGGAAGGAAGGAACTAAAATCACATTCCCAAAAGAAGGAGACGAAATGCCCAATACCATCCCAGCAGATGTGGTTTTTGTACTAAAGGATAAACCTCATCCCCATTTCAAGAGAGATGGATCAAATATTGTCTACAATGCTCGGGTCAGCCTGCGAGAG agTTCTTTCTGCATATCAAAAATCTTCAGTGGATCTTGCCTGATTCCTGAATGGCACTCTTGGGAATTACAGCAAATTGGCTCGGCAGTCAAGAAGTTATTTCTCCAACTTGTGGCACTGTTGGGAACTTGTCCCTGCCCAGTTTATTAA